The Sphingomonas sp. LY54 genome includes a region encoding these proteins:
- a CDS encoding NAD(P)/FAD-dependent oxidoreductase, protein MTRKYDAIIIGAGHNGLVCAFYLARAGLKVRIVERRGVVGGAAVTEEFHPGFRNSVASYTVSLLQPKVIRDMKLVDQGYKVIERPISNFLPQEDGGYLKLGGGLERTQAEFRRFSARDAEALPAYYDALENVAEVLRDLALQSPPNIGDGLKTLIDGARQGRRLAKMPLEQQRDVLDLFVKSARTFLDSWFESEAVKAAFGFDAVVGNYASPDTPGSAYVLLHHVFGEVNGKKGAWGHSVGGMGAITQAMARVCAAAGVEISLDAPVARVLVDGGKAAGVRLESGEEIAADTIIANVGPKLLYERMMDPADLGADFTRRIKTFKAGSGTFRMNVALSELPRFTALPEPGEHHQSGIIIAPTLDYMDEAFTDAKRHGWSKKPIVEMLIPSTIDDGLAPPGQHVASLFCQQFDPELDWDTNRDAAADTIIDTVETYAPGFKASVLGRMILSPLDLERKFGLVSGDIMHGNMTLDQLWSARPVLGNGAYRGPVKGLYMCGAGTHPGGGVTGAPGHNAAREILADRSLFGRLLRRG, encoded by the coding sequence ATGACTAGGAAATATGACGCGATCATCATCGGTGCGGGCCATAACGGCCTCGTCTGCGCCTTCTATCTCGCCCGTGCGGGGCTCAAGGTGCGCATCGTCGAGCGGCGCGGCGTGGTCGGCGGCGCTGCCGTCACGGAGGAATTCCATCCCGGCTTCCGCAATTCGGTGGCGAGCTACACGGTCAGCCTGCTGCAGCCCAAGGTCATCCGCGACATGAAGCTGGTCGACCAGGGCTACAAGGTGATCGAGCGGCCGATCTCCAACTTCCTGCCGCAGGAAGATGGCGGCTATCTGAAGCTTGGCGGCGGGCTGGAGCGGACCCAAGCCGAGTTCCGCCGCTTCTCCGCGCGCGACGCGGAGGCGCTTCCAGCTTATTACGACGCGCTCGAGAATGTCGCCGAAGTGCTGCGCGATCTCGCGCTGCAGAGCCCGCCCAATATCGGCGACGGCCTCAAGACGTTGATCGACGGCGCGCGCCAGGGGCGACGGCTGGCCAAGATGCCGCTCGAGCAGCAGCGCGACGTGCTCGACCTGTTCGTGAAGAGCGCCCGCACCTTCCTCGACAGCTGGTTCGAAAGCGAAGCGGTGAAGGCCGCGTTCGGCTTCGACGCCGTGGTCGGCAATTATGCCAGCCCGGACACGCCGGGCTCGGCCTATGTCCTCCTCCACCACGTGTTCGGCGAGGTGAACGGCAAGAAGGGCGCCTGGGGCCACAGCGTCGGCGGCATGGGCGCGATCACCCAGGCCATGGCGCGGGTGTGCGCGGCCGCCGGGGTCGAGATCAGCCTCGACGCGCCCGTGGCCCGCGTGCTGGTCGACGGGGGCAAGGCTGCGGGCGTGCGGCTGGAGAGTGGCGAGGAGATCGCCGCCGACACAATCATCGCCAATGTCGGCCCCAAATTGCTGTACGAACGGATGATGGACCCGGCCGATCTCGGCGCCGACTTCACGCGTCGCATAAAGACGTTCAAGGCGGGATCGGGCACGTTCCGGATGAACGTCGCTTTGTCCGAGCTGCCGCGCTTCACCGCCCTTCCCGAGCCGGGCGAGCATCACCAGTCGGGCATCATCATCGCGCCGACGCTCGATTATATGGACGAGGCCTTCACCGACGCGAAGCGGCACGGCTGGTCGAAGAAGCCGATCGTCGAGATGCTTATCCCGTCGACGATCGACGACGGCCTCGCCCCTCCCGGCCAACATGTCGCCAGCCTGTTCTGCCAGCAATTCGACCCCGAACTCGACTGGGACACGAATCGCGACGCGGCGGCCGACACGATCATCGACACGGTCGAAACCTATGCGCCGGGCTTCAAGGCCTCGGTGCTCGGCCGCATGATCCTTTCGCCGCTCGACCTGGAGCGCAAGTTCGGCCTCGTCAGTGGCGACATCATGCATGGCAACATGACGCTAGATCAGCTCTGGTCGGCGCGGCCCGTGCTCGGCAACGGCGCCTATCGCGGACCGGTAAAGGGGCTCTACATGTGCGGTGCGGGCACCCATCCCGGCGGCGGCGTGACCGGTGCGCCCGGCCACAATGCCGCGCGCGAGATCCTGGCCGACCGCAGCTTATTCGGCCGGCTGTTGCGGCGCGGCTGA